A single region of the Mercenaria mercenaria strain notata chromosome 6, MADL_Memer_1, whole genome shotgun sequence genome encodes:
- the LOC123549549 gene encoding uncharacterized protein LOC123549549: MRLDYNNKSLREVTMTCDADEIARIMYANTTHISMYFVITLSAVAVFVGTKKIFSKVRREMAQMTVVVVGAGPIGLTSALIAVQCKRVKKLVLYEEQSKSNVERRSYQIAIQSSNVSLLRSYGIDFDNLEGLWHNGCFYTRVGIYLEYIIHVLPLYSTEVEINFGTKFCRESSDVVDNLTGRKLVICCDGSTGLASRALGLSDECVMHSSGIFGAVAAIERNNQTLVPTPEKRVHNLSFDLSAYVSSAYEDDGRTNFTLKIFGNSKCRYLALAVNKCDSNVVRALKTVLDKSMMRNIFLKCFNTYKRSDEASISDSYCLNNMKFSPRMYEIKLSQRIESVAYISDCDLFIITEGEASRSYNYNTGMDINIGLKGLTALQPFIEKVTLAETEHSIMKSLLFKMEHSDRICTEFLKFGLREYMFL; encoded by the exons ATGCGACTAGATTACAATAATAAGTCGCTAAGAGAGGTGACCATGACATGTGATGCTGACGAAATCGCACGGATTATGTACGCCAACACTACGCATATATCAATGTATTTTGTTATAACTTTATCTGCCGTTGCAGTATTCGTAGGAACCAAGAAGATCTTTAGCAAAGTACGCAGAGAAATGGCCCAAATGACTGTGGTAGTGGTAGGGGCGGGACCTATTGGTTTGACTTCCGCACTAATTGCAGTTCAGTGTAAACGTGTTAAGAAATTAGTGCTATACGAAGAACAGAGTAAGTCAAATGTTGAGAGACGGTCCTACCAGATTGCCATACAATCCTCAAATGTATCACTTCTCAGGAGCTACGGGATAGACTTTGACAACTTAGAAGGACTTTGGCACAATGGATGTTTTTATACACGTGTAGGAATTTACCTTGAATATATCATACACGTGTTGCCACTTTATTCCACAGAAGTTGAAATTAACTTTGGCACTAAG TTTTGCCGTGAGAGTAGTGATGTTGTCGACAACTTAACGGGTCGTAAATTGGTCATCTGTTGCGATGGTTCTACAGGGCTTGCTTCACGTGCTTTAGGTCTCAGTGACGAATGTGTCATGCATTCCAGTGGAATATTTGGAGCTGTAGCTGCAATAGAACGTAACAATCAGACATTAGTGCCAACTCCAGAAAAACGTGTACATAATTTATCTTTCGATCTCTCAGCGTACGTATCGTCTGCTTATGAAGATGATGGGCGGACAAACTTTACTTTGAAGATATTTGGAAATTCCAAGTGCAGATATTTGGCGTTAGCTGTCAATAAATGTGATTCAAATGTGGTCAGAGCTTTGAAAACAGTATTAGATAAATCG ATGatgagaaatatatttttgaaatgtttcaacACGTACAAGCGGTCGGACGAAGCAAGTATCAGCGACTCTTACTGCCTTAACAACATGAAATTCAGCCCAAGGATGTACGAGATCAAATTATCACAAAGGATTGAGAGTGTAGCTTATATCTCAGACTGCGATCTCTTCATAATCACAGAAGGGGAAGCATCCAGGTCATATAACTATAACACAG GAATGGATATCAATATTGGTTTGAAAGGTTTAACTGCGCTCCAGCCATTCATAGAAAAGGTGACCTTGGCTGAAACAGAACATTCCATCATGAAATCCCTTCTATTCAAAATGGAACATTCCGATAGGATATGTACAgagtttttaaaatttggactGAGAGAGTATATGTTTTTGTGA